The sequence CAGGGGCAGGGCGTGAGTACGGTGTCCCAAACCGCCTGGGGGGTATTGGGGTTGCTTGCCGCTGGGGGTACGGCGGAACCGGCGGTTGAACGGGGGATTGATTACCTGTTGGCGCAACAGCAGACCGATGGTTCCTGGTCGGAAACCCTGTTTACCGGCACGGGCTTTCCCCAGCATTTTTACCTACGCTATAACTTGTATTATCAACACTTCCCGTTAATGGCTCTGGGACGCTATTACCAGCGGGTTGCCCAGCCCTTGGCGATACCTTTGGGGGTGCATCCTAGGTCTGAATCGGTGGTTTTACCGGTAAATTTGGCGGATGGGTAGGAGAACTGGTTTTTTTCCGCTATACTTTGCGCTAATGGTATGGTGTGTGTAGTGGTGGAAAGGAGTTGAGCGGATGGATCTGCGCCGGGGTGCTTTAGAGTTGCTCAAGGAAACGAGCCGCACGTTTTTCATTCCCATCAGTGGCCTGCCTTCAGGTCTCCAGGAAGCGGTGACTTCCGCCTACCTCTGTATGCGGGCGATTGATGAAATTGAAGACCACCCGGATTTGGATAATGCCACCAAGGTAAAATTGCTCCGCTCGGTGAGCTTGACCCTGGAGGCGGCGACGGATACGTTTGCGGTGAATGATTTGTCCCTGGCGTTGGCGGTGCATCAAACCCCTCTGCCGGAGGTGACGGTGCGGATTGGGGAATGGGCACTTTTGGCTCCCCCGACGATTGCCCCCCGGGTGTGGGATGCGACGGCGGCAATGGCGGACCGGATGGCCTACTGGGCTTCCTGCAACTGGCGGATTCAGACCGAGGCGGACCTGGATCGCTATACCTTTGGGGTGGCGGGGGCCGTGGGGTTATTGCTCTCGGATTTATGGGCCTGGTACGACGGGACGCAGACCAACCGTTCCCTAGCCATCGGTTTTGGGCGGGGGTTGCAGGCGGTGAATATCCTGCGGAATCACGGGGAAGACCAGCGGCGGGGGGTGAGTTTTTTCCCGGATGGTTGGGGCAAGGAGGAAATGCACGCCTATGCCCGCCGGAATCTCGCCTTAGCGGATGCCTATAATGCTTCCCTGGGGGATGGCCCGGCTCTGAGTTTTTGCCAAATTCCTTTGGCTTTAGCCCATGCGACCTTGGGGGCTTTGGCCCAGGGACAAACGAAACTCACCCGCAGTGCGGTGATGGCTCTGGTGGCGCAGGTGACTGGGGGCAGACGTTAGGAACTATTTGCCCTATAACTTAGTACTAGAGAATTCTTTTGTACTAAAAATAGGTCAATTGCAAATTCCTATGGAAAGAGCATTCATCGGGAATCAACTCTAGGGCACCTCTGTAAATTCAAAGTTAGCGGTCGCAGGGGGCACCCCCGCTCTTGGTTCTGGAGAATTTCGGTATGCCTACGGCACGCCAGCGAACGCCAATCAAATAGGATGG comes from Synechococcus sp. C9 and encodes:
- a CDS encoding phytoene/squalene synthase family protein — encoded protein: MDLRRGALELLKETSRTFFIPISGLPSGLQEAVTSAYLCMRAIDEIEDHPDLDNATKVKLLRSVSLTLEAATDTFAVNDLSLALAVHQTPLPEVTVRIGEWALLAPPTIAPRVWDATAAMADRMAYWASCNWRIQTEADLDRYTFGVAGAVGLLLSDLWAWYDGTQTNRSLAIGFGRGLQAVNILRNHGEDQRRGVSFFPDGWGKEEMHAYARRNLALADAYNASLGDGPALSFCQIPLALAHATLGALAQGQTKLTRSAVMALVAQVTGGRR